A region of Polycladomyces subterraneus DNA encodes the following proteins:
- a CDS encoding homogentisate 1,2-dioxygenase: MPFYRRMGEIPRKRHVQFRKEDGSLYREEVMGTKGFSGMQSILYHHQPPTQISDARLLRDWTVHLEEAGANRHRHFLTRKLSPGGDPIDGRQYLLVNEDVAIGICMPTEPMDYFFRNGDGDEILFVHEGEGRVETVFGTLSYRPGDYIVIPVGTTYRIVTSGERTRFLVIESTGEITIPKRYRNEYGQLMEHSPYCERDIRGPERLETHVEEGEFEVRVKARNQLHAYRYDFHPFDVVGWDGYLYPYVLSIHDFEPITGSIHQPPPVHQTFAGPNFVVCSFVPRLFDYHPEAIPVPYYHSNVHSDEVLYYVEGNFMSRRGIESGSITLHPSGIPHGPHPGAIENSLGKDRTEELAVMVDTFRPLHVARSALAVEDPGYLRSWLPAKS; this comes from the coding sequence ATGCCTTTTTACCGTCGCATGGGAGAGATTCCGCGCAAACGGCATGTGCAATTCCGCAAGGAAGACGGTAGTTTGTACCGCGAAGAAGTGATGGGAACCAAAGGATTTTCGGGGATGCAATCCATCTTGTATCATCACCAACCGCCCACACAGATCAGCGATGCACGTTTGCTTCGCGACTGGACGGTTCATCTGGAGGAGGCGGGGGCCAACCGGCACCGCCATTTTCTCACCCGAAAACTTTCACCCGGAGGCGATCCGATCGACGGAAGGCAATACTTACTGGTCAATGAGGATGTGGCGATCGGTATTTGTATGCCGACGGAGCCGATGGATTATTTTTTCCGGAATGGCGACGGAGATGAAATATTGTTTGTTCATGAGGGAGAAGGGCGTGTGGAGACGGTGTTCGGCACCCTATCCTACCGCCCCGGCGACTACATCGTCATCCCGGTCGGTACGACATATCGGATTGTCACGTCTGGTGAACGGACCCGTTTTTTGGTGATCGAGTCCACGGGTGAAATCACGATTCCCAAACGCTACCGCAACGAATACGGTCAATTGATGGAACACAGTCCGTATTGCGAAAGGGACATCCGTGGTCCGGAGCGGCTGGAAACCCATGTAGAGGAAGGTGAATTCGAGGTGCGCGTCAAGGCGCGCAACCAACTCCATGCCTACCGCTATGATTTCCATCCGTTTGATGTCGTGGGGTGGGACGGTTATCTGTATCCGTATGTACTGAGCATTCACGATTTCGAGCCGATCACCGGATCAATCCACCAGCCTCCTCCAGTACATCAGACGTTTGCCGGACCAAACTTTGTGGTATGTTCGTTTGTGCCGCGCCTGTTCGACTACCATCCGGAGGCGATCCCCGTTCCTTATTATCACAGCAATGTACACAGTGATGAGGTACTGTACTATGTGGAAGGCAATTTCATGAGCCGTCGCGGGATCGAGTCTGGTTCAATCACATTGCATCCAAGCGGCATACCGCACGGGCCACATCCCGGGGCGATTGAGAACAGCCTGGGTAAGGATCGGACCGAGGAGTTGGCTGTGATGGTGGATACGTTCCGTCCCCTCCATGTGGCCCGTTCGGCGTTGGCGGTGGAAGATCCCGGCTATCTGAGGAGCTGGTTGCCCGCGAAGTCGTAG
- a CDS encoding ABC transporter ATP-binding protein, giving the protein MTPVIEMTNVSWKRGNQTILHQINWQVREGEHWAILGLNGSGKTTLLNIINGYIWPTKGSVCVLGHQFGDVDLRELRKSIGWVSSSLQEQIYGNDRAQDVVISGKYASIGLYEKPSVEDDDRAKQLMEQLGCDHLIDRSYQSCSQGEKQKLLIARALMASPKLLILDEPCSGLDFLSREALLSSISQLAAQPDAPHMLFVTHHIEEIAPIFTHTLLLRRGRVFTKGKSKSVLTSSTLSAFFETPVQVDWRNDRAWLSIP; this is encoded by the coding sequence TTGACGCCTGTCATTGAAATGACCAATGTTTCTTGGAAAAGAGGGAATCAAACCATCCTTCATCAAATTAATTGGCAGGTTCGTGAGGGAGAACACTGGGCGATATTGGGCCTGAATGGATCCGGAAAAACGACGTTACTCAATATCATTAACGGATACATATGGCCCACAAAAGGGAGTGTATGTGTGTTGGGTCACCAGTTTGGCGACGTAGATCTAAGGGAACTGCGCAAATCGATTGGGTGGGTCAGTTCTTCTTTGCAAGAACAAATATACGGTAACGACCGTGCACAGGACGTAGTAATCAGCGGAAAGTATGCTTCGATTGGTTTGTACGAGAAACCAAGCGTAGAAGATGATGATCGAGCCAAACAGCTGATGGAACAATTAGGGTGCGATCATTTGATCGATCGTTCATATCAAAGTTGTTCCCAAGGTGAAAAACAAAAACTACTCATCGCCCGTGCGTTGATGGCCTCCCCCAAACTGCTGATTTTGGACGAGCCCTGTAGCGGACTTGATTTTCTTTCAAGAGAAGCGCTATTGTCCAGTATTAGTCAATTGGCAGCACAACCGGACGCCCCCCATATGCTATTTGTGACCCATCACATTGAAGAGATCGCCCCCATCTTTACCCATACATTATTGCTCCGACGTGGTCGCGTATTTACAAAAGGAAAGTCAAAGAGTGTTTTAACCAGCTCTACCCTATCTGCCTTTTTTGAAACGCCTGTTCAAGTAGATTGGCGAAATGACCGGGCATGGCTTTCCATTCCATAG
- a CDS encoding flavin reductase family protein, translating into MQIDPQQQSQKENYKLLIGSVLPRPIAFVTSRSGDGVVNAAPFSFFTVVSTNPPMVSISVGRKPGNVQKDTTRNIDETKEFVVHVVDGENVERVNQTAVDFPPDESEAEAVGFDLVPSVKIQTPRIAQAKVQMECVLDRILPMGGTPDAPNTDLIIGQVVMFHVRDDLLKEGRIDTRLLDPIGRLAGTSYGTIGRTFSLPRLSYEEWQQRKRERK; encoded by the coding sequence GTGCAAATCGATCCCCAACAACAGTCGCAAAAAGAAAACTATAAATTGTTGATCGGCAGCGTATTGCCGCGTCCGATCGCGTTTGTCACCTCCCGGAGTGGCGACGGGGTGGTGAATGCGGCTCCATTTAGCTTTTTCACTGTAGTGTCCACCAATCCGCCGATGGTGAGCATTTCGGTTGGACGCAAACCGGGGAATGTACAGAAGGACACGACGCGTAACATCGACGAAACGAAAGAATTCGTCGTCCATGTAGTAGACGGGGAGAACGTGGAGCGGGTCAATCAGACCGCGGTCGACTTCCCTCCGGATGAGAGTGAGGCGGAAGCAGTTGGATTTGATCTGGTGCCCAGCGTCAAGATCCAAACGCCACGAATTGCACAGGCCAAAGTACAGATGGAATGTGTACTGGACCGGATTCTGCCGATGGGCGGAACACCGGATGCCCCCAACACCGATCTCATCATCGGCCAGGTCGTCATGTTCCATGTGCGCGATGACCTGTTGAAAGAGGGGCGGATCGACACCCGTCTGCTCGATCCGATCGGGCGGTTGGCGGGAACGTCCTACGGTACGATCGGCCGCACCTTTTCTCTGCCGCGTCTGTCGTACGAAGAGTGGCAACAGCGAAAACGGGAACGGAAGTAG
- a CDS encoding MFS transporter codes for MQLSSTERFNEKTAIYHILFLIGLVHLFNDSIQSVIPAIFPILKDSMHLTYTQIGWIGFSINFTASLLQPVFGWYTDKRPFPYMLPLGMASTCLGMLCLALAPSYSFVLLSVVLVGIGSAVFHPESSRVSYLAAGNRRGLAQSIFQVGGNTGQALAPLMTYLIFIPLGQKGAIWFTLVAGIALVIQLFIARWYQGYLLSHPRPAKKEKTFWVQQSGMKKMLLFAMVLLIFLIFVRSWYIAGISTYYQFYLMEQYKLSLKQAQLYIFLFLVAGAVGTFCGGPLADRFGMKKIIYFSMLGSAPLALLLPYVSATWACAILLLNGFILLSSFSVTVVYAQQLFPGKIGTVSGLTVGFAFGMGAVGSVGLGKMIDVMGLSHVMQWVGFLPLLGMLTYFLPSDQKIKEWTLDAKRSA; via the coding sequence ATGCAACTCTCATCAACAGAAAGATTCAATGAGAAAACAGCAATATATCATATTCTGTTTTTAATTGGCCTTGTTCATTTGTTCAATGATTCCATTCAATCAGTCATCCCCGCGATCTTTCCCATCTTGAAAGATTCTATGCACCTGACCTACACGCAGATTGGCTGGATCGGTTTTTCGATCAATTTTACCGCCTCACTTTTACAACCAGTGTTTGGCTGGTATACGGACAAACGGCCGTTTCCTTATATGTTGCCGCTCGGCATGGCTTCCACCTGCTTGGGGATGTTGTGTCTGGCTTTAGCTCCGAGCTACTCGTTTGTTCTGTTGTCTGTTGTACTGGTGGGAATCGGATCTGCTGTCTTCCATCCCGAGTCCTCACGTGTTTCCTATCTGGCCGCCGGAAATCGGAGAGGGTTAGCCCAATCCATTTTTCAGGTTGGAGGGAACACGGGGCAAGCGCTCGCTCCCTTGATGACTTACTTGATTTTTATCCCGCTCGGGCAGAAAGGAGCCATTTGGTTTACACTAGTGGCGGGCATCGCCCTCGTCATCCAATTGTTTATCGCCAGATGGTATCAGGGTTACCTTCTTTCCCATCCGCGCCCTGCCAAAAAAGAAAAAACGTTTTGGGTTCAGCAGAGCGGGATGAAAAAGATGCTACTTTTCGCCATGGTTCTACTCATCTTTCTCATCTTCGTCCGGTCATGGTACATCGCCGGAATCAGCACTTACTATCAGTTCTATCTGATGGAACAGTACAAACTCTCTTTAAAACAAGCCCAACTTTATATTTTCCTCTTTTTGGTGGCTGGGGCAGTCGGTACCTTCTGCGGCGGACCGCTGGCAGACCGATTCGGCATGAAAAAGATCATCTATTTTTCCATGCTTGGTTCCGCTCCGCTCGCCCTGCTCCTGCCTTATGTAAGTGCAACATGGGCTTGTGCGATTTTATTGTTGAATGGTTTTATCCTGTTATCCAGCTTCTCCGTCACGGTGGTATATGCACAGCAGTTGTTTCCGGGAAAAATAGGAACCGTGTCCGGTTTAACCGTTGGATTTGCCTTCGGCATGGGAGCCGTCGGTTCGGTAGGGCTGGGTAAAATGATCGACGTCATGGGACTCTCGCACGTTATGCAGTGGGTCGGTTTTCTCCCGCTCCTTGGTATGCTCACTTATTTCCTCCCCTCTGACCAAAAAATAAAAGAATGGACTCTTGATGCCAAGCGGTCGGCTTAA
- a CDS encoding ABC transporter ATP-binding protein, which translates to MIRINELTKRFPGGKGIFDLTLEVNRGEVFGYLGPNGAGKSTTIRHLMGFMRQDEGKAEIGGMDCWSESDKIQKITGYLPGEIAMFEGLNGIGFLDLMAGLHGQKDDRRDELLERLELDPRVPIRKMSKGMKQKLAIVAAFMHDPEILILDEPTSGLDPLMQRVFVELILEEKKRGKTIFMSSHLFQEIERTADRVGIIREGRLIAVRSVQELLNEQRKAFVVTLGSKSDIDRLIQTGLRVVRRGETTVEIEVQGDLNPLIRSLSDVDVRHLEHKEMDLEEVFMHYYEQREAKE; encoded by the coding sequence ATGATCCGAATCAATGAATTGACCAAACGGTTTCCGGGTGGAAAGGGAATTTTTGATCTCACCCTTGAAGTGAATCGAGGAGAAGTATTCGGTTATCTCGGACCTAACGGAGCGGGAAAATCCACCACGATTCGCCACTTGATGGGTTTCATGAGACAGGATGAGGGCAAAGCGGAAATTGGCGGCATGGACTGTTGGAGTGAATCGGACAAGATTCAAAAAATCACCGGTTATCTCCCGGGGGAGATTGCCATGTTTGAAGGACTGAACGGTATCGGTTTCTTGGATTTGATGGCGGGACTCCATGGACAGAAGGATGACAGAAGGGATGAGCTGCTGGAGCGACTAGAGCTGGACCCCCGGGTTCCGATCCGAAAAATGTCCAAGGGAATGAAGCAAAAACTGGCCATTGTGGCCGCGTTCATGCATGATCCGGAGATCCTGATCCTGGATGAACCCACTTCCGGTTTGGATCCGCTCATGCAACGTGTGTTTGTGGAATTGATTCTGGAAGAAAAAAAGCGAGGAAAAACGATTTTTATGTCCTCCCATCTGTTTCAGGAGATCGAGCGAACGGCAGACCGGGTCGGTATCATCCGGGAAGGACGGCTGATCGCTGTGAGGTCCGTCCAGGAGTTGCTCAATGAGCAGAGAAAAGCGTTTGTTGTGACTCTGGGAAGTAAATCGGACATCGACCGATTGATTCAGACCGGGCTCAGGGTGGTTCGCCGGGGAGAAACAACGGTTGAAATCGAGGTACAAGGTGATCTGAATCCCCTGATCCGCTCTCTAAGCGATGTGGATGTCCGCCATCTGGAACACAAAGAGATGGATCTCGAAGAAGTCTTTATGCACTACTATGAACAACGGGAGGCGAAAGAATGA